In a single window of the Rattus norvegicus strain BN/NHsdMcwi chromosome 6, GRCr8, whole genome shotgun sequence genome:
- the Otub2 gene encoding ubiquitin thioesterase OTUB2 isoform 3 (isoform 3 is encoded by transcript variant 3): MSETSFNLISEKCDILSILRDHPENRIYQRKIQELSKRFTSIRKTKGDGNCFYRALGYSYLESLLGKGREILKFKERVLQTPNDLLAAGFEEHKFRNFFNAFYSVVELVEKDSSVSSLLKVFNDQSSSDRIVQFLRLLTSAFIRNRADFFRHFIDEEMDIKDFCTHEVEPMAMECDHVQITALSQALNIALQVEYVDEMDTALNHHVFPEAATPSVYLLYKTSHYNILYAAEKH, translated from the exons agTGAAACATCTTTCAACCTAATATCAGAAAAATGTGACATTCTATCTATTCTTCGGGATCATCCTGAAAACAGGATTTACCAGAGGAAAATCCAG GAACTCAGCAAAAGATTCACCTCAATCCGAAAGACCAAAGGAGACGGGAACTGCTTCTACAGGGCCTTGGGCTATTCCTACCTGGAGTCTTTGCTGGGCAAGGGCAGAGAGATCCTCAA GTTCAAAGAGCGTGTGCTACAGACCCCAAACGACCTTTTGGCTGCTGGCTTTGAGGAACATAAGTTCAGAAACTTCTTTAATGCT TTTTACAGTGTGGTAGAGCTGGTAGAGAAGGACAGCTCAGTGTCCAGCCTGCTGAAGGTGTTCAACGACCAGAGCTCCTCGGATCGAATAGTGCAGTTCTTACGCCTCCTCACATCAGCCTTCATCAGGAACCGAGCTGACTTCTTCCGACATTTCATCGATGAGGAGATGGACATCAAAGACTTCTGCACTCAC GAAGTAGAGCCCATGGCCATGGAGTGTGACCATGTGCAGATCACAGCCCTGTCGCAGGCCCTCAACATCGCTCTGCAGGTGGAGTATGTGGATGAGATGGACACAGCTCTGAACCACCACGTGTTCCCCGAGGCTGCCACCCCTTCCGTTTATCTGCTCTATAAAACATCCCACTACAACATCCTTTATGCAGCTGAAAAACACTGA